The genomic DNA TCGCAATTCTGGATAAATGTTTTGAACGACTCGATCAGGGAATGCCGATTCGTGGACTCGAAATCGACAATCCCGACGACCGGAAAATTCTGAGAGGCTTCTCACTGCTGACCGCCAAGCCGGTCCTCTATCTGGCGAATGTTTCGGAAGATGATCTCAAAGGTGAGAGTGAACATGTACAGGCGCTGAAAAATCGAGCCGGCGTCGAGCAGGGGGAAGTCATCCCGGTTTGTGCGGCGATTGAATCCGAATTGAGTGAAATGGACAAAGCCGACCGAGCCGAAATGCTGGCCGATCTCGGTCTGGAAGAGCCTGCTTTGAGCGTTGTTGCCCGGGCGACTTACAAAACTCTGGGTTATCAAAGTTACTTCACCGCCGGCGTGAAAGAAATCCGCGCCTGGACCATTCCTCAGGGAGCAACCGGCCCCCAGGCCGCGGGCGTGATTCATACCGATTTCGAAAAAGGATTCATTCGAGCCGAGATTTTCTCGATTGAACACCTCGAAGAATACAAAAGCGAAAAAGCAATCCGAGAAGCCGGCAAGTTACGCGTTGAAGGAAAAGAGTACATCATGCGGGATGGCGATGTCTGTAACTTCCTGGTGAATCCGTAATTTTAGGGGATCCGAGTCTGTGATTCCTCGGGTGTTCTCACGAACCTTTTGTCCAATTTGCATTAACAGATCTATAGATGACTCATACCCACCCGAGTCATCACTGACTCGGCTCGCCCATCTCGTTCTCAAACACTGACATCAAAAAGACATGCTCGGACAAACTTCACCTACTCCTTACGACATTGAATTCAACCTGTTTGGAATTCCGGTG from Rubinisphaera italica includes the following:
- the ychF gene encoding redox-regulated ATPase YchF, with amino-acid sequence MEAGIVGLPNVGKSTLFNALTAAGIASENYPFCTIEPNVGVVEVPDPRLDIIHKYIKTDRVLPAALKLVDIAGIVKGASVGEGLGNKFLANIRDVDAIIHVVRCFENDDVIHVDGSVDPLRDVETIDTELILADLQTVESARDRSQKKARTGDSDAKKRIAILDKCFERLDQGMPIRGLEIDNPDDRKILRGFSLLTAKPVLYLANVSEDDLKGESEHVQALKNRAGVEQGEVIPVCAAIESELSEMDKADRAEMLADLGLEEPALSVVARATYKTLGYQSYFTAGVKEIRAWTIPQGATGPQAAGVIHTDFEKGFIRAEIFSIEHLEEYKSEKAIREAGKLRVEGKEYIMRDGDVCNFLVNP